One Lemur catta isolate mLemCat1 chromosome 15, mLemCat1.pri, whole genome shotgun sequence genomic window carries:
- the SPEM3 gene encoding LOW QUALITY PROTEIN: uncharacterized protein SPEM3 (The sequence of the model RefSeq protein was modified relative to this genomic sequence to represent the inferred CDS: deleted 1 base in 1 codon): MGERAHHGAQVCSGTNPRKCQDLGDSILLILGSFILLNVGINVVTLLWRHLKSTLRTLFHHFFPKDKQPSGIGSHPMCMRCSTDPKNLCSRVSSCFHRRPSFLLRHANHLDSWIPDMNDEKVSRCCWMPPQCGHAGAPTEAPWELWKEGMMEAGEAPQVTALKGQTSLLFKPETSSQFPKMSKLDMVPLRLPPESKTKTPDYAPAQAPAQAQTHSLAHISEHTPTHTQTYSAGHTPQCTHSQAQDLEDASAHTQAHTPAPAPAPTPPPTPAHSSVHTPAQNLDHTQARTPAQAPAQAQTHSQTYTLEHTHSQAHSPGYTSAIAPVLSPVHTPAHAFTHSQAQAPEHTAAHASAYVPDHSHLIHTYAHTPAPAPTSAPAPPPTLAPATTPAPAPPPTPAPATTPAPVPTPAPTPAPAPARVMAMTTTPTHAPVPATTPTPILAPIPSTLSAFGHGLSTGHVVYDARRAKQNFHMCTLQNSGYSRKNLSALSRLQEGQSLVSSGISDQTSKQHSGDTAKPHVGSILGYLELGNMEWQISDDAKDKFSQPKTFPYCSFHPCSSERKNTDSQSRVYPKVLVYSQDIASSKPCFHSPTTARSSQCTLPPPCTLSLPLVPPRSFVLPQSINHQKPSTLTQTPTFLPTSKSPQCIPPSQLLEPPQFSTTSQIQIQCQRSDLQSLGLTQDPGLQRTPCPSKDSRVPRNPGPTQDPALHNNPGLTQDPGFHKNPGLAQDPGLHKLPGLTQDPYLCKNPRPSEDSGLHKNPGITQDSGPQKSPGPTQDAGVFRRPCLTQSSGLHKKIPFTQTSQKSLGFIQDSGVCRNLEQNQETVVYKSQDPCQATNCQKNPGPSQNSGGYKSTGSVQDPRVYKTLGLTQHSGPQNSSHLDQDSEVNKSPGLVQTSDLPKCSGLTQDSGDCNNPGHSQGCGVCRVPGLTQDSKLHKNPGLTQATEDERRLSPTRDAGVYRRTERSQDPNLHKYPGINQDPGPHKDPAVVQDSGLPKISDLTQESGLHKGPNLALAAKSVQVLCPLQTSKSTLSQTKFASKKAPQKEDKEQHVPCTSAPLNQNSCSYKAQVISSDLQTFSEVPVLIELQPPSRRTGSQDWVYRPVDTVPSGFQNYRQVSMPPKINGKYHYPGPGTRGGHVVFDARQRQLGVGRDKCEALSPRRLHQEAPCNSGKPSSSGDIRM, translated from the exons ATGGGTGAGCGAGCCCACCACGGAGCCCAAGTATGCTCTGGCACCAACCCCAGGAAGTGCCAGGACTTAGGAGACTCAATTCTTCTGATTCTGGGCAGCTTCATCTTGCTCAACGTGGGGATCAACGTGGTGACTCTG CTCTGGAGGCATCTGAAGAGCACCTTGAGGActcttttccatcattttttccccaaag ACAAGCAACCCAGTGGTATAGGCAGCCATCCCATGTGTATGCGCTGCTCCACGGATCCCAAGAACCTGTGCTCAAGAGTCTCTTCTTGCTTCCATCGTCGCCCAAGCTTCCTGCTCAGGCATGCTAACCACCTTGATTCCTGGATACCAGACATGAATGATGAGAAGGTTTCTAGGTGCTGCTGGATGCCTCCTCAATGTGGACATGCCGGGGCTCCCACGGAGGCTCCATGGGAACTGTGGAAGGAGGGGATGATGGAAGCTGGGGAGGCCCCTCAGGTCACAGCCTTAAAGGGCCAAACCTCCTTGCTCTTCAAGCCAGAGACATCTTCCCAGTTCCCAAAGATGAGCAAGTTGGACATGGTTCCACTTCGGTTGCCCCCAGAGAGCAAGACTAAGACCCCAGACtatgccccagcccaggccccagctcaGGCTCAGACCCACTCCCTAGCCCACATCTCTGAGCACACTCCCACCCACACCCAGACCTACTCCGCAGGCCACACCCCTCAGTGCACCCACTCCCAGGCCCAGGACCTTGAGGATGCATCAGCCCACACGCAagcccacaccccagcccctgccccagctcctactccaccccctaccccagcccACTCCTCAGTTCACACCCCAGCCCAGAACCTAGACCACACCCAAGCCCgcaccccagcccaggccccagctcaGGCCCAGACCCACTCTCAGACATACACCCTTGAGCACACCCACTCCCAGGCCCACAGCCCTGGCTATACCTCAGCCATTGCCCCAGTCCTCTCCCCAGTCCACACCCCTGCACATGCCTTCACCCactcccaggcccaggcccctgaGCACACAGCAGCCCATGCCTCCGCATATGTCCCAGACCATTCTCATCTAATCCATACCTATGCCCacaccccagctcctgccccaacctctgccccagcccctcccccaacctTAGCCCCAGCCActactcctgccccagcccctcccccaactcctgcCCCAGCCACTACTCCTGCCCCAGTGCCTACACCAGCCCCTacaccagcccctgccccagcacgGGTCATGGCTATGACTACCACTCCAACCCATGCTCCTGTCCCTGCCACCACCCCTACCCCTATCCTAGCTCCTATTCCCTCTACCCTGTCTGCCTTTGGCCATGGCCTCTCCACTGGCCATGTGGTCTATGATGCCCGCAGGGCAAAGCAGAACTTCCATATGTGCACCCTCCAGAACTCTGGGTATTCCAGAAAGAACTTGAGTGCCCTCTCCAGGCTCCAAGAGGGTCAGAGCCTGGTGAGCTCTGGTATATCTGACCAAACATCAAAGCAACACAGTGGGGACACTGCCAAGCCTCATGTAGGATCCATACTGGGCTACCTGGAACTGGGGAATATGGAATGGCAGATCTCAGATGACGCCAAAGACAAGTTCTCCCAGCCCAAGACCTTCCCTTACTGCAGCTTCCATCCTTGCAGTTCTGAGAGGAAGAATACAGACTCCCAGTCTCGAGTCTACCCCAAGGTCCTGGTCTACTCTCAGGATATTGCATCTTCTAAACCTTGCTTTCATTCTCCAACCACTGCCCGGAGCTCACAGTGTACCCTTCCTCCACCATGCACTCTTTCCCTGCCACTTGTTCCCCCTAGATCCTTTGTCCTTCCTCAATCTATCAACCACCAGAAGCCCTCCACCTTAACACAAACCCCCACCTTTCTCCCAACCTCCAAGTCTCCTCAGTGTATCCCTCCTTCCCAACTCCTCGAGCCTCCCCAGTTCTCCACTACTTCCCAAATCCAGATCCAATGCCAACGTTCTGATCTTCAGAGTCTAGGCCTTACCCAAGACCCAGGCCTTCAAAGGACCCCATGCCCTTCAAAAGACTCTAGAGTTCCCAGGAACCCAGGCCCTACCCAAGATCCAGCCCTCCACAACAACCCAGGCCTTACGCAAGATCCAGGCTTCCACAAGAACCCAGGTCTTGCTCAAGATCCAGGCCTACACAAGTTACCAGGCCTTACCCAAGACCCTTATCTGTGCAAGAATCCAAGACCTTCTGAAGACTCTGGCCTTCACAAGAATCCAGGCATCACCCAAGATTCTGGCCCCCAAAAGAGCCCAGGTCCTACTCAAGATGCTGGTGTCTTTAGGAGGCCATGTCTCACTCAATCTTCTGGCCTCCACAAGAAAATACCATTTACCCAAACTTCCCAGAAGAGTTTGGGCTTTATACAAGATTCTGGAGTCTGTAGGAATCTTGAACAAAACCAAGAGACTGTAGTCTACAAAAGTCAAGATCCCTGCCAGGCAACTAACTGCCAAAAGAACCCAGGCCCTTCTCAAAATTCTGGAGGTTACAAGAGTACAGGCAGTGTCCAAGATCCAAGAGTCTATAAGACCCTAGGCCTTACCCAACACTCTGGACCACAGAATAGCTCACACCTTGACCAAGACTCTGAAGTCAACAAAAGCCCAGGCCTTGTCCAAACCTCtgatctcccaaagtgctcagGCCTTACCCAAGACTCAGGAGACTGTAACAATCCAGGCCATAGCCAGGGTTGTGGTGTCTGCAGGGTCCCAGGTCTTACTCAAGATTCCAAACTCCACAAGAATCCAGGCCTTACCCAAGCTACTGAAGATGAAAGGAGATTGAGCCCTACCCGAGATGCTGGAGTTTACAGGAGAACAGAACGTAGCCAAGACCCTAACCTCCACAAGTACCCAGGAATTAATCAAGATCCTGGCCCTCATAAGGACCCAGCTGTTGTCCAAGACTCTGGCCTCCCCAAGATTTCAGACCTTACCCAGGAATCTGGCCTCCACAAGGGCCCAAACCTTGCTCTAGCTGCCAAATCTGTCCAAGTCTTATGCCCACTTCAGACCTCAAAGTCAACACTGTCCCAGACAAAGTTTGCATCCAAGAAGGCTCCTCAGAAGGAGGATAAAGAGCAGCACGTACCCTGCACCTCTGCACCACTCAATCAGAACTCCTGCTCTTACAAGGCCCAGGTGATCTCCAGTGACTTGCAAACCTTCTCAGAGGTACCTGTACTAATAGAGCTGCAGCCACCATCCCGGCGGACAGGCAGCCAAGACTGGGTTTACCGCCCTGTGGATACAGTTCCTTCAGGCTTCCAGAACTATCGTCAGGTATCTATGCCTCCCAAAATCAATGGGAAGTACCACTACCCTGGACCAGGCACCCGGGGAGGGCATGTGGTCTTTGATGCCCGCCAGAGACAGTTGGGAGTGGGCAGGGACAAGTGTGAAGCTCTGTCTCCCAGGCGTCTTCACCAAGAGGCACCCTGCAACTCA GGGAAACCATCAAGCAGTGGGGATATCAGAATGTGA